From Helicoverpa armigera isolate CAAS_96S chromosome 19, ASM3070526v1, whole genome shotgun sequence, one genomic window encodes:
- the LOC126054793 gene encoding uncharacterized protein LOC126054793, translating into MTSKRERSLNFSREEVELLTSLVAQHKSILENKKSDAVTWNEKEQCWKTLEALFNSKSGTNYRSAKTLKAKYEGIKRNTRKKSALIRAETYRTGGGPSAAPPLTPVEEKVKDMILLSVVGIESEFDSDHVDPIQIDTVCPPPTPSTSNQLTQNIEMIIADNNCVQSVDTNIEHHITEG; encoded by the exons atgaCATCGAAACGTGAACGAAGCCTTAACTTCAGCCGGGAAGAAGTTGAGCTTCTAACTTCACTCGTTGCTCAACATAAAAGCATTTTAGAAAATAAGAAAAGTGATGCAGTCACATGGAACGAAAAAGAACAGTGCTGGAAGACATTGGAGGCACTATTTAATAGCAAAAGCGGTACTAATTATCGTAGTGCCAAAACTTTAAAAGCGAAATACGAAGGTATAAAAAGAAATACCAGGAAAAAGTCTGCTCTAATACGTGCCGAAACGTATCGCACGGGAGGTGGACCTAGTGCTGCTCCTCCTCTGACGCCAGTAGAGGAAAAAGTGAAAGACATGATACTGTTGTCTGTAGTTGGAATCGAAAGTGAATTTGATTCTGATCATGTTG ATCCTATACAAATAGACACAGTATGTCCTCCACCAACACCTTCCACATCCAACCAATTAACACAAAACATTGAAATGATTATTGCAGACAATAACTGTGTCCAATCAGTGGATACCAATATAGAGCATCACATAA CGGAAGGTTAG